One window of Flavobacteriales bacterium genomic DNA carries:
- a CDS encoding MBL fold metallo-hydrolase, whose protein sequence is MQLTFLGTGTSQGVPVIACACAVCRSTDPRDKRTRSSVLVETDGKTLLIDAGPDFRQQMLREGVPDLDAVLLTHEHMDHIAGMDDLRAISFAHEPPRPVPIYADEATLNAVRRVYAYAFSGSQYPGMPQYHLHTIGREPFVAAGIPVVPVEVMHYHMPVLGFRIGRLTYITDAKSISPEEKRKIRGSEVLVVNALRKKEHISHFNLQEALALIEELEPGRAYLTHISHFMGLHAEVELPPHVHIAHDGLKVQI, encoded by the coding sequence GTGCAGCTCACATTCTTAGGTACCGGCACCAGCCAAGGCGTTCCCGTGATCGCCTGTGCTTGTGCGGTATGCCGCAGCACCGACCCGCGGGATAAACGCACGCGTTCATCGGTACTGGTCGAAACGGATGGAAAGACCCTCCTGATCGATGCCGGTCCGGACTTTCGCCAGCAGATGCTCCGCGAGGGCGTGCCCGACCTGGACGCCGTGCTGCTCACCCATGAGCACATGGACCACATCGCGGGCATGGACGACCTGCGCGCCATCAGCTTTGCGCATGAGCCGCCACGGCCGGTACCGATCTATGCGGATGAGGCCACGCTGAACGCCGTCCGCCGGGTGTATGCCTATGCTTTTTCCGGCTCGCAGTATCCGGGCATGCCACAGTACCACCTGCATACCATCGGCCGGGAGCCGTTTGTTGCGGCGGGCATTCCCGTGGTCCCCGTTGAAGTGATGCACTACCATATGCCCGTGCTCGGCTTCAGGATCGGAAGGCTCACCTACATCACCGATGCCAAATCGATCTCGCCCGAAGAGAAGAGGAAGATCCGCGGTAGCGAGGTGCTGGTGGTGAACGCGCTGCGGAAGAAGGAGCACATCTCGCATTTCAACTTACAGGAAGCGCTGGCCCTGATCGAGGAATTGGAGCCGGGCCGGGCCTACCTTACGCACATCAGCCATTTCATGGGCCTCCATGCGGAGGTGGAATTGCCGCCACATGTGCATATAGCGCATGATGGACTGAAGGTGCAGATCTGA
- a CDS encoding CoA transferase, with amino-acid sequence MLKDLLVIETASVLAGPAVGMFFAELGARVVKVENPKAGGDVTRKWKLPTEDPGSNVSAYFSSVNFGKEHLFLDLTDEAARAEFDALVAKADVLISNHMAADAEKLGLTRDRLSALNPKLIQGHIRGYADDAARPAYDVVLQAGTGYISMTGTDAEHPAKLPVAMIDILAAHQLKEGILLALLNRTNSGKGAFVEVTLEEAALTGLVNQASNWLMAGHVAQPIGTLHPNIAPYGEVFTCSDRKRIVLAVGSNAQFRKLCEALELPAVKNDADFAENNSRVVNRARLAELLAPAIATFPREPLLEKLQTRGVPAGAVNSIDAALSSPSAKRMTREEMLDGIRTLRISGNAFRSEYF; translated from the coding sequence ATGCTGAAAGACCTCTTGGTGATCGAGACCGCCAGCGTACTCGCCGGACCCGCCGTGGGCATGTTCTTCGCGGAGCTGGGCGCCCGCGTGGTGAAGGTGGAGAACCCCAAGGCCGGCGGGGATGTCACGCGGAAGTGGAAACTGCCCACTGAAGACCCGGGATCAAACGTCAGTGCGTACTTCAGCAGTGTCAATTTCGGGAAGGAGCATCTCTTCTTGGACCTCACCGATGAAGCTGCACGAGCGGAATTCGACGCATTAGTGGCCAAGGCCGATGTGTTGATCAGCAACCACATGGCCGCGGACGCGGAAAAACTCGGGCTTACGCGCGATCGGCTAAGTGCGCTGAACCCGAAGCTTATCCAGGGCCACATCCGTGGCTATGCGGACGATGCGGCTCGCCCCGCCTACGACGTGGTCCTGCAGGCAGGGACGGGCTACATCAGCATGACCGGCACCGACGCGGAACACCCGGCCAAGCTCCCCGTGGCCATGATCGACATCCTGGCGGCCCATCAGCTGAAGGAAGGGATCCTGCTTGCCTTGCTGAACAGGACCAACAGCGGGAAAGGGGCATTCGTAGAGGTGACATTGGAAGAGGCCGCGCTCACGGGCTTAGTGAACCAGGCCTCCAACTGGCTGATGGCCGGTCACGTGGCGCAGCCGATCGGCACCTTGCATCCGAACATCGCACCGTACGGCGAGGTGTTCACCTGCTCCGACAGGAAGCGGATCGTGCTCGCCGTAGGAAGCAATGCCCAGTTCCGGAAGCTTTGCGAAGCGCTTGAACTCCCTGCGGTGAAGAACGATGCGGACTTTGCGGAGAACAACAGCCGCGTGGTGAACCGGGCACGCCTTGCAGAGCTATTGGCCCCGGCTATCGCGACGTTCCCACGGGAACCGCTATTGGAAAAGCTTCAAACTCGCGGGGTGCCTGCGGGTGCAGTGAATTCCATCGATGCGGCCCTCTCCTCCCCTTCCGCCAAGCGCATGACACGCGAAGAAATGCTGGACGGTATCCGTACGTTGAGGATCAGCGGCAACGCCTTCCGGAGCGAGTATTTTTAA
- a CDS encoding ion transporter: protein METPGRSALRNRLYRTVFGTTTPAGKLFDVVLLWAILISVLLVMLESVPAIKARYGHALYLAELIFTGLFTVEYLLRLWIVQKPRHYVLSFFGIVDLLSILPTFLSLIIGGAQSLMVIRVLRLIRVFRVLKLARFINEAGMLGRALVASRRKIMVFLLAVLTIVVIFGTVMYLVESPEAGFTSIPRSIYWTIVTLTTVGYGDIAPQTTIGQMIASMIMILGYSIIAVPTGIVGVELAKSANPGKECMTCHATGHLGDARFCRRCGAELPV, encoded by the coding sequence ATGGAAACTCCCGGCCGCAGTGCCTTGCGGAATCGCTTGTACCGCACTGTCTTCGGCACTACCACGCCTGCGGGCAAGCTGTTCGATGTAGTACTGTTGTGGGCCATCCTCATCAGTGTGCTGCTGGTGATGCTGGAAAGTGTGCCCGCGATCAAGGCCCGCTATGGTCATGCGCTTTATTTGGCCGAGCTGATCTTTACCGGCCTGTTCACGGTGGAATACCTGCTGCGGCTTTGGATCGTGCAGAAGCCCCGGCATTATGTACTGAGCTTCTTCGGCATCGTCGACCTTCTCTCGATCCTGCCCACCTTCCTCAGCTTGATCATCGGCGGCGCCCAGTCGCTCATGGTGATCCGCGTGCTGCGCCTGATCCGGGTGTTCCGCGTGCTGAAGCTGGCGCGCTTTATCAACGAGGCCGGCATGCTGGGCCGGGCACTGGTGGCCAGCAGGAGAAAGATCATGGTCTTTCTCCTGGCGGTGCTCACCATCGTGGTGATCTTCGGCACGGTGATGTACTTGGTGGAAAGCCCTGAGGCCGGGTTCACCAGCATCCCCCGCAGCATCTACTGGACCATTGTTACCTTGACAACAGTGGGTTATGGCGACATCGCCCCGCAGACCACCATCGGCCAGATGATCGCTTCGATGATCATGATCCTGGGCTATTCCATCATCGCCGTGCCAACGGGCATCGTGGGCGTGGAACTGGCCAAGAGCGCGAATCCGGGCAAAGAGTGCATGACCTGCCACGCCACAGGGCACTTGGGAGATGCACGGTTCTGCAGGCGGTGCGGGGCGGAGCTGCCGGTCTGA
- a CDS encoding DUF389 domain-containing protein, with protein sequence MRFTSLINFLRLGDDAEDPQVAMKAIESGVVFRGTNMLILVCAILIASVGLNVNSTAVVIGAMLISPLMGPIMGVGAGLGVLDLRLVRRSLKNIGFAVVVSIGTSALYFLISPLSDAHSEILARTSPSIWDVLIALSGGFAGIIAVTSKDKVRGNVVPGVAIATALMPPLCTAGYGLAHLNWTYFAGALYLFLINSVFISIAALAMVRWLGYPQRFVEDVKLTGKIRRYTTLIVLATVVPSIWLAYRLVVENAFVHKAQEFIAYECTVPENYLLDKSIDAPNRSITLTYLGNGITSADSVKMYQRLALHGIAGADLKIRTGLSLQELDKEQRSKNEGMQRQIDDQNVLVARLGAVRDSLSQVKQQDQALMAEAKAMAPGLRWLVTAELPGASAKDSMKQVVAAHFVNYPDTAEMARIRRWLIVRLNDKHFALAVTADSAKVIKEEEHRRRR encoded by the coding sequence ATGCGTTTCACCTCCCTCATCAACTTCCTCCGCCTTGGCGATGACGCCGAGGACCCGCAGGTGGCCATGAAAGCCATCGAGAGCGGCGTGGTGTTCCGCGGTACCAACATGTTGATCCTGGTCTGCGCGATCCTCATCGCATCGGTAGGGTTGAACGTGAACTCCACCGCAGTGGTGATCGGCGCCATGTTGATCTCCCCGCTCATGGGCCCCATCATGGGCGTGGGCGCCGGGCTTGGCGTGCTGGACCTCCGGCTGGTGCGGCGCTCCCTGAAGAACATCGGGTTCGCTGTTGTGGTGAGCATAGGCACCAGCGCGCTCTACTTCCTGATCAGTCCGTTGAGCGATGCGCACTCGGAGATCCTGGCCCGCACCAGCCCCTCCATCTGGGACGTGCTGATCGCGCTCTCCGGAGGCTTTGCCGGTATAATCGCCGTGACCAGTAAGGACAAGGTCCGGGGCAACGTGGTGCCCGGTGTTGCCATCGCCACCGCCCTGATGCCCCCCTTGTGTACCGCGGGCTACGGCCTGGCGCACCTCAACTGGACCTATTTCGCCGGGGCGCTCTACCTCTTCCTCATCAACTCCGTGTTCATCAGCATCGCCGCATTGGCCATGGTGCGCTGGTTGGGGTACCCGCAGCGCTTTGTGGAGGACGTGAAGCTCACCGGGAAGATCCGGCGATATACCACGTTGATCGTCCTGGCCACCGTGGTCCCGAGCATCTGGCTCGCGTATAGGCTCGTGGTGGAAAATGCCTTCGTCCACAAGGCCCAGGAATTCATCGCCTATGAATGCACCGTCCCTGAGAACTACTTGTTGGACAAGTCGATCGATGCCCCCAATCGGTCGATCACGCTCACCTACCTCGGCAATGGCATCACTTCGGCCGACAGCGTCAAGATGTACCAACGCCTCGCGTTGCACGGTATCGCCGGGGCCGACCTGAAGATCCGGACGGGACTTTCCTTGCAGGAGCTGGACAAAGAGCAGCGCTCGAAGAACGAGGGCATGCAACGCCAGATCGATGACCAGAACGTACTGGTGGCCCGCCTCGGAGCGGTGCGCGACAGTTTGTCGCAGGTGAAGCAGCAGGACCAGGCCCTCATGGCCGAGGCCAAGGCCATGGCCCCCGGGCTCCGCTGGCTCGTAACGGCGGAACTTCCCGGTGCCAGCGCCAAGGACAGCATGAAGCAGGTCGTCGCCGCGCATTTCGTAAATTATCCGGACACTGCGGAAATGGCCCGCATCCGCCGCTGGCTCATCGTGCGCCTCAACGACAAGCATTTCGCCCTGGCCGTTACCGCGGACAGCGCGAAAGTGATCAAGGAGGAAGAACACCGGAGAAGAAGATGA
- a CDS encoding glycosyltransferase: protein MKLSVIIVNYNVKAYLEQCLRTVFEALNGMEGEVFVVDNLSTDGSAEMVREKYPSVRLIANRENVGFSRANNQAIRESTAEYVVLLNPDTVVGEDVFHKVVDFLAAHPKAGGLGVKMIDGTGRFLPESKRGLPTPTVAFFKIMGLSRLFPHSRFFGRYHLGHLPEDEAAPIEILSGACMFLRKKTLDEVGLLDESFFMYGEDIDLSYRITMGGFENWYLPQAKIIHYKGESTKKSSVNYVFVFYNAMAIFARKHFTRRGPQLFSLVIRGAIYLSAATAIVTRFLREALLPLVDLSLLIGGMFLMERTGVVSSVAYWDKVLVAMGVVGVMALFGAYDRPLRLLNVLKGLAALVIVALAVRYWTGAGPERALPFLAMAGTIFLCIRGLLNLLGLRRRSSTWVERARVLVAGSVVEARLALGLLWQTHYGLGREMTMDTDTANASGGVETLRKLIRRQRLDEVVFCAKDLRMQRIIEIMEELRTTRAVFKIAQPSSEFIIGPSSTESLQDLLILRDHAVNSSASRRRRRTMDVLLSVFFLLSLPISILFVRNKSGFPRNLFMVLVGKLTWVGYASPRPDPRIPRISPGVLGISGGDGLKADRRTVQRKDLEYAKDYRVWKDLGRVAMDFARLGRA, encoded by the coding sequence ATGAAGCTCAGCGTCATCATCGTCAACTACAACGTCAAGGCCTACTTGGAGCAATGCCTGCGGACGGTGTTCGAGGCGTTGAACGGGATGGAGGGCGAGGTCTTCGTGGTGGACAACCTGAGCACGGACGGGAGCGCGGAGATGGTCCGTGAGAAATATCCGAGCGTGAGGCTCATCGCCAACCGCGAGAACGTGGGCTTCAGCCGGGCCAACAACCAAGCGATCCGGGAAAGCACCGCGGAATATGTGGTGCTGCTGAACCCGGACACGGTGGTAGGGGAGGACGTGTTCCACAAGGTGGTCGATTTCCTGGCCGCCCACCCGAAGGCGGGAGGCCTTGGTGTGAAGATGATCGACGGCACGGGCCGCTTCCTTCCGGAGAGCAAACGCGGTCTCCCCACGCCCACCGTGGCTTTTTTCAAGATCATGGGACTTTCCCGGCTTTTCCCGCACAGCCGGTTCTTCGGACGATATCACCTGGGCCATTTGCCCGAGGATGAGGCCGCGCCCATCGAGATCCTTTCCGGAGCCTGCATGTTCCTCCGGAAGAAGACGCTGGACGAAGTGGGCTTGCTCGATGAGAGCTTTTTCATGTACGGCGAGGACATCGACTTAAGCTACCGGATCACCATGGGCGGCTTTGAGAACTGGTACCTGCCCCAAGCCAAGATCATCCACTACAAAGGCGAGAGCACGAAGAAGAGCAGCGTGAACTATGTCTTCGTCTTCTATAATGCCATGGCCATTTTCGCGCGGAAGCATTTTACGCGCCGCGGCCCGCAGTTATTCTCCTTGGTGATCCGGGGTGCCATTTACCTGAGCGCCGCCACGGCCATCGTCACCCGGTTCCTGCGCGAGGCGCTACTGCCCCTGGTGGACCTGTCCTTGCTGATCGGTGGCATGTTCCTGATGGAACGAACGGGAGTGGTATCGTCCGTGGCCTATTGGGACAAAGTGCTGGTGGCGATGGGCGTAGTGGGCGTAATGGCCTTGTTTGGTGCCTACGACCGCCCGTTGAGGTTGTTGAACGTGCTTAAAGGTTTGGCCGCATTGGTCATTGTGGCCCTTGCAGTACGGTATTGGACCGGGGCCGGACCGGAGCGGGCACTTCCCTTCTTGGCCATGGCGGGCACCATCTTTCTGTGCATTCGTGGCCTGTTGAACTTGCTGGGCCTGAGGCGCCGCTCTTCCACATGGGTGGAACGGGCCAGGGTCTTGGTGGCCGGCTCCGTTGTGGAGGCCAGGCTCGCCCTTGGACTGCTATGGCAGACCCACTATGGTCTTGGCCGTGAAATGACCATGGACACGGACACGGCAAACGCATCGGGCGGCGTGGAAACGCTCCGAAAGTTGATCAGGCGGCAACGGCTGGACGAGGTGGTGTTCTGTGCCAAGGACCTGCGCATGCAGCGTATCATCGAGATCATGGAAGAGCTGCGGACCACCCGAGCAGTCTTCAAGATCGCCCAGCCGTCCTCGGAATTCATCATCGGGCCCAGCTCTACGGAGAGCTTGCAGGACCTGCTGATCCTCCGCGACCATGCGGTGAACAGTTCTGCTTCGCGGCGTCGGCGCCGGACCATGGACGTACTGCTGTCCGTGTTCTTCCTGCTCAGCCTGCCCATCAGCATTTTATTCGTCCGGAACAAGTCGGGGTTCCCCCGGAACCTGTTCATGGTACTCGTGGGGAAGCTGACCTGGGTAGGTTACGCCTCTCCCCGCCCCGATCCACGTATTCCGCGGATCAGCCCCGGAGTGCTGGGTATTTCCGGTGGAGATGGCCTCAAGGCTGACCGCCGTACAGTACAGCGCAAAGATCTGGAGTATGCCAAGGACTACCGGGTATGGAAGGACCTGGGACGTGTGGCAATGGATTTTGCGAGGCTGGGCCGGGCCTGA
- a CDS encoding mechanosensitive ion channel has product MEGFTREWLLNPTVGRIVGLVVGVALIWTLMKFLKARFTGRTEQADAKYRVRKLFDVAGYLLVLVLIMVVYSDKLSGFTVALGVAGAGIAFALQEVIASVAGWLAVMFGGFYRTGDRVQLGGIKGDVVDIGVLRTTVMEVGQWVDGDLYNGRIVRVANSFVFKEPVFNYSADFPFLWDEIKVPVMFGSDYERARALFDQVLREVAGGLTADSQAKWKAMVSKFMVEDARTSPWVTMAFNDNWVEFTLRYVVDYKQRRGTKDALFTRLLREIEATDGVIKLASATFQVVGVPPINVKVQKD; this is encoded by the coding sequence ATGGAGGGTTTCACCCGTGAATGGCTACTGAACCCCACGGTGGGCCGCATCGTGGGGCTGGTGGTCGGCGTGGCGTTGATCTGGACGTTGATGAAATTCCTCAAGGCCCGCTTCACCGGCAGGACGGAGCAGGCCGACGCCAAGTACCGCGTGAGGAAGCTCTTCGACGTAGCGGGCTACCTGCTCGTGCTGGTGCTGATCATGGTGGTGTACAGTGACAAGCTCAGCGGATTTACCGTGGCTTTGGGCGTGGCCGGTGCGGGCATTGCCTTCGCCTTGCAGGAGGTCATCGCCTCGGTGGCGGGCTGGCTTGCCGTGATGTTCGGCGGCTTTTATCGCACCGGTGACCGCGTGCAGCTCGGCGGTATCAAAGGCGATGTGGTCGATATCGGCGTGCTCCGCACCACGGTGATGGAGGTAGGCCAATGGGTGGATGGCGACCTCTACAACGGCCGCATCGTGCGCGTTGCCAACAGCTTTGTCTTCAAGGAACCGGTCTTCAACTATTCCGCGGATTTTCCTTTCCTCTGGGACGAGATCAAGGTGCCCGTGATGTTCGGCAGCGACTATGAACGCGCCCGTGCATTGTTCGATCAGGTATTGCGGGAGGTGGCGGGCGGCCTCACCGCGGATTCCCAGGCCAAGTGGAAGGCGATGGTGAGCAAGTTCATGGTGGAGGATGCACGCACCAGCCCGTGGGTGACCATGGCGTTCAACGACAATTGGGTGGAGTTCACCCTGCGGTACGTGGTGGACTACAAACAACGGCGCGGCACCAAGGACGCCCTGTTCACGCGTCTTCTGCGCGAGATCGAAGCCACGGACGGCGTCATCAAGCTGGCCTCCGCCACTTTCCAAGTGGTCGGCGTTCCGCCCATCAATGTGAAGGTTCAAAAGGACTGA
- a CDS encoding GNAT family N-acetyltransferase encodes MSKKRSTSKKVEVRPFTMDAFDDFATVMNAVYPDWSGGLWKRETIARLVDLFPQGQLGVFVDGKLAGCALTIIVDIDKLGFDHTYMKATGGYSFNTHSLKGNVLYGIEVFVHPEFRGMRLGRRLYEARKELCEQLNLRSVMFGGRIPNYHKHAKKLTPKQYIAKVREKAIHDPVLSFQLSNEFHVVRLLKGYMPDDVNSMEYATLMEWDNIYHNEAEMGGSWSRNVRLGLVQWQMRNYAGIDGLFEHLDFFLQVVSGYGSDFAVFPEFFNAPLMSMYDEQSEAEAIRSLAEHTIPIRDFMVKAAVKYNVNIVTGSMPLVENGILYNMGFLCRRDGSWERYEKIHITPNERNAWGIHGGKQVRVFDTDCGKVGVLICYDCEFPELVRLMALQGMQLLIVPFLTDTQNAFSRVRLCAMARAVENECFVAIAGSVGNLPKVKNMDIQYAQSAVFTPCDFGFPATGIKGEATPNTEMVLVVDVDMSLLRDLHHRGSVQNLKDRREDVYTLRLTAEG; translated from the coding sequence ATGAGCAAGAAGAGAAGTACTTCCAAGAAAGTGGAGGTAAGGCCGTTCACCATGGACGCGTTCGATGATTTTGCCACCGTGATGAACGCGGTTTACCCGGACTGGAGCGGAGGCCTGTGGAAGCGCGAGACCATTGCCAGGCTGGTGGACCTGTTCCCCCAAGGCCAGCTCGGCGTCTTCGTGGACGGCAAGCTCGCCGGCTGCGCGCTCACCATCATCGTTGACATCGACAAGCTGGGGTTCGACCACACCTATATGAAGGCCACCGGCGGTTACTCCTTCAATACCCACAGCCTCAAGGGGAACGTGCTGTACGGTATCGAGGTCTTCGTCCATCCCGAGTTCCGCGGCATGCGGCTCGGCAGGCGTTTGTACGAAGCCCGCAAGGAGCTCTGCGAGCAGCTCAACCTGCGTTCCGTGATGTTCGGCGGACGCATCCCCAATTACCACAAGCACGCCAAGAAGCTCACCCCTAAGCAGTACATCGCCAAAGTGCGTGAAAAGGCCATTCACGACCCGGTGCTCTCTTTCCAGCTCTCCAACGAATTTCATGTGGTGCGCCTGTTGAAAGGCTACATGCCGGACGATGTGAACTCGATGGAGTACGCCACCCTGATGGAGTGGGACAACATCTACCACAATGAGGCCGAGATGGGCGGAAGCTGGTCAAGGAACGTCCGGCTGGGCCTCGTGCAATGGCAGATGCGCAACTACGCCGGTATCGACGGACTGTTCGAGCACCTGGACTTCTTCCTGCAAGTGGTCAGCGGCTATGGCAGTGACTTCGCCGTGTTCCCGGAGTTCTTCAACGCCCCGCTGATGTCCATGTACGACGAGCAGAGCGAGGCCGAGGCCATCCGCAGCCTTGCCGAGCACACAATCCCCATACGTGACTTCATGGTGAAAGCGGCGGTGAAGTACAACGTGAACATCGTCACCGGAAGCATGCCCTTGGTGGAGAACGGGATCCTGTACAACATGGGCTTCCTCTGCCGCCGGGACGGAAGCTGGGAGCGGTATGAGAAGATCCACATCACCCCCAACGAGCGCAATGCCTGGGGCATCCACGGCGGAAAGCAGGTACGCGTGTTCGATACCGATTGCGGCAAGGTGGGTGTGCTGATCTGCTACGATTGTGAATTTCCCGAACTGGTGCGCTTGATGGCCCTGCAAGGCATGCAACTGCTCATCGTGCCCTTCCTTACCGACACGCAGAACGCCTTCTCACGTGTGCGCTTGTGCGCCATGGCACGGGCCGTGGAGAACGAATGCTTCGTGGCCATCGCCGGCAGCGTCGGCAATCTGCCCAAGGTGAAGAACATGGACATCCAGTACGCCCAAAGCGCGGTGTTCACCCCATGTGACTTCGGCTTCCCGGCCACGGGCATCAAGGGCGAAGCCACGCCGAACACCGAAATGGTGCTGGTGGTGGACGTGGACATGAGCCTGCTGCGCGACCTGCACCATCGCGGCAGCGTGCAGAATCTGAAAGATCGCCGCGAAGACGTCTACACGCTGAGGTTGACCGCGGAAGGGTAG
- the recR gene encoding recombination protein RecR, protein MALSSSLLDQAVDQLATLPGIGRRTAMRLALDLLRREPQEVVRFSEAVRRLREEVMYCSECCNISDRPVCDICSNPARDRTMICVVEDIRDVIAIENTRQFKGLYHVLGGVISPMDGVGPDDLNTKQLITRIGQGGITEVVLALGATLEGDTTSFFLNRKLSELGVQVSMIARGISIGGDLDQVDEVTLGRSIADRKPYEQSVRR, encoded by the coding sequence ATGGCGCTCAGTTCTTCCTTGCTCGACCAGGCCGTGGACCAATTGGCCACTTTGCCGGGCATCGGCAGGCGGACGGCCATGCGCTTGGCCTTGGACCTATTACGCAGGGAACCGCAGGAAGTGGTCCGCTTCAGCGAGGCGGTACGCCGGCTGAGGGAGGAGGTGATGTACTGCTCGGAATGCTGCAACATCAGCGATCGGCCGGTGTGCGACATCTGCTCCAACCCGGCCCGCGATCGCACCATGATCTGCGTGGTGGAGGACATCCGCGATGTGATCGCCATTGAGAACACCCGCCAGTTCAAGGGCCTCTACCATGTGCTTGGCGGGGTGATCAGCCCCATGGACGGCGTCGGCCCGGACGACCTGAACACCAAACAGCTCATCACCCGCATCGGCCAAGGCGGCATCACCGAGGTGGTGCTGGCCTTGGGCGCAACTTTGGAAGGGGATACCACGAGCTTCTTCCTTAACCGCAAATTGAGCGAACTGGGCGTACAGGTCAGCATGATCGCCCGCGGCATCAGCATCGGCGGGGACCTGGACCAAGTGGATGAAGTGACCTTGGGCCGCAGTATCGCCGACCGGAAACCGTATGAACAGAGCGTCCGGAGATGA
- a CDS encoding mechanosensitive ion channel — protein MFTETLFHIGGLVFTVGHVLWAMITIAVAFLLLRLVKAAMHRRAKGDMDQRSRLHSAYLLVKYAVWVGTIIIVLQVLGMNITFLVAGSAALLVGLGIGIQQTFNDIISGIFILMEGTIMVGDVLEVEGLVGRVTEINLRTSTIYSRDGMNVIVPNHRFINENVVNWSHNALETRFNLRVGVAYGSDAELVKKILMGCAMDQTDVVMDDPEHAVKVRFIDFGDSALIFELLFWSRNIFLVEQTKSDIRFRILERFREAGVAIPFPQRDLHIIPPKA, from the coding sequence ATGTTCACGGAGACCTTGTTCCATATCGGCGGCCTTGTCTTCACGGTAGGGCACGTGCTCTGGGCGATGATCACCATTGCCGTCGCCTTTCTATTGCTGCGATTGGTGAAAGCCGCCATGCACCGCCGCGCTAAAGGCGACATGGACCAACGCTCGCGACTGCATTCGGCATACCTCCTTGTGAAGTACGCCGTATGGGTGGGCACCATCATCATCGTGCTGCAAGTGCTGGGCATGAACATCACCTTCCTGGTAGCGGGCTCTGCGGCCTTGTTGGTGGGCTTGGGCATCGGGATCCAGCAGACCTTCAATGACATCATCTCCGGCATTTTCATCCTGATGGAAGGTACCATCATGGTGGGCGACGTGCTGGAGGTGGAAGGTCTGGTGGGCCGCGTGACGGAGATCAACCTGCGCACCTCCACCATCTATTCCCGTGACGGCATGAACGTGATCGTGCCCAACCACCGTTTCATCAACGAGAACGTGGTGAACTGGAGCCACAACGCGCTGGAAACGCGCTTCAACCTGAGGGTGGGCGTGGCCTATGGCTCGGACGCGGAATTGGTGAAGAAGATCCTGATGGGCTGCGCGATGGACCAGACGGACGTGGTCATGGACGATCCGGAGCACGCGGTGAAAGTGCGCTTCATCGATTTCGGCGACAGCGCCCTGATCTTTGAACTGCTGTTCTGGAGCCGGAACATCTTTCTGGTGGAACAGACCAAGAGCGACATCCGATTCCGCATCTTGGAACGTTTCCGCGAGGCGGGCGTCGCCATTCCTTTCCCGCAGCGCGACCTGCACATCATTCCCCCGAAGGCTTGA